The Natronogracilivirga saccharolytica genome includes a window with the following:
- the nadA gene encoding quinolinate synthase NadA: MSDYTTVPQNAQQTLEQLKNKLKGIVPETELVIKAEIAYEINRLKREKNAVILGHNYMEPALFYSIPDHVGDSLGLARIAAETDAERIVFCGVRFMAETAKILNPERMVLLPARVAGCSLAESITAEDVKKLKEKYPGVPVVTYINTYADVKAETDVCCTSSNAADIVRKLDSDSVICLPDEFLAKNIARETGKNVIYPGSERTGNDDMVIWDGRCEVHDKFTVEDIENARRQFPDTVVVAHPECPPEVVQAADYSGSTTAMTRFVRESDAERFLILTECAMGDNIAAENPEKEMLRMCSIRCPHMNEITLQDTLVSLREDKYQIEVPEDIRLRAKRSLDRMLELS, encoded by the coding sequence ATGAGTGATTATACTACAGTACCACAGAATGCACAACAAACTCTTGAACAGCTCAAGAATAAGCTTAAGGGTATTGTGCCGGAAACAGAGTTGGTTATCAAAGCTGAAATAGCTTATGAAATCAACCGGTTGAAAAGAGAGAAAAATGCGGTCATTCTTGGCCATAATTATATGGAACCGGCTCTTTTTTACAGTATCCCGGATCATGTCGGGGATTCACTCGGCCTTGCCCGGATTGCCGCGGAAACCGATGCAGAACGTATTGTATTCTGCGGTGTACGGTTTATGGCGGAAACCGCAAAGATTCTCAATCCGGAAAGAATGGTGCTGCTGCCTGCCAGGGTTGCCGGATGCTCGCTGGCGGAAAGTATAACTGCTGAGGATGTAAAAAAACTGAAGGAAAAATATCCCGGTGTTCCTGTTGTTACCTACATCAATACCTATGCCGATGTAAAAGCGGAAACAGATGTTTGCTGCACCTCAAGCAACGCAGCTGACATTGTCCGGAAACTGGACTCTGACTCCGTCATCTGTCTTCCCGATGAGTTTCTGGCAAAAAATATTGCAAGAGAAACAGGAAAAAATGTGATTTACCCCGGCAGCGAGCGAACCGGTAATGACGATATGGTCATATGGGACGGGCGATGCGAGGTGCACGATAAATTTACTGTTGAAGATATTGAAAATGCACGCAGACAATTTCCCGATACTGTTGTTGTGGCTCATCCGGAGTGTCCGCCCGAAGTTGTACAGGCGGCAGATTACAGCGGATCAACTACTGCCATGACGCGATTTGTGAGGGAGTCTGATGCGGAACGTTTTCTCATTCTTACCGAATGCGCAATGGGGGATAACATCGCGGCTGAAAACCCTGAAAAGGAAATGCTGCGCATGTGCAGCATTCGGTGCCCGCATATGAACGAAATAACATTGCAGGATACACTGGTTTCACTCAGAGAAGACAAATATCAGATTGAGGTGCCGGAAGACATCCGGCTCAGGGCCAAACGAAGCCTTGACCGGATGCTTGAGTTAAGCTGA
- a CDS encoding AAA family ATPase produces MTEKVRESSLFIDDITEELDRVIIGQKQMISRLIIGLLSDGHVLLEGVPGLAKTLTISSLAKAINTGFQRIQFTPDLLPADLVGTLIFNQRTGEFTVKKGPVFSNIILADEINRSPAKVQSALLEAMQERQVTIGERTFPLDDPFLVLATQNPVEQEGTYPLPEAQVDRFMMKIKIDYPSESEEMEIMRRMARTTKKETPKAVVHPQTILEARNTINEIYIDKKVEQYIVNIVMATRSSAKYGIKKIQGLVEYGASPRGTINLNLAARAHAFIQHRAYVTPEDVRAVAYDILRHRIVLTYEAEAEEIQTEDIIESILSHIQVP; encoded by the coding sequence ATGACTGAAAAGGTCAGAGAATCCAGTTTGTTTATTGATGACATCACCGAAGAGCTGGACCGGGTCATCATCGGGCAGAAACAGATGATCAGCAGGCTTATTATTGGCCTGCTTTCTGACGGCCATGTCTTGCTGGAGGGTGTTCCCGGCCTTGCAAAGACGCTAACGATTTCAAGCCTTGCCAAAGCTATCAATACGGGCTTTCAACGCATACAGTTCACTCCGGATCTGCTTCCTGCCGACCTTGTGGGTACCTTGATTTTCAATCAGAGAACGGGTGAATTTACTGTCAAAAAGGGACCAGTATTCTCGAATATCATACTTGCAGATGAAATCAACCGCTCACCTGCGAAGGTACAGAGTGCGCTTCTGGAGGCCATGCAGGAGCGCCAGGTCACCATTGGTGAACGCACCTTCCCGCTTGACGACCCTTTCCTTGTTCTGGCAACACAGAACCCGGTTGAACAGGAAGGCACCTACCCGCTGCCCGAGGCCCAGGTGGACCGTTTTATGATGAAGATCAAAATTGATTATCCGTCAGAGTCGGAAGAGATGGAAATCATGAGACGAATGGCCCGGACAACTAAAAAGGAAACACCAAAAGCGGTAGTACATCCTCAAACCATTCTTGAAGCCAGAAATACAATAAACGAAATATACATAGACAAAAAAGTTGAGCAGTATATTGTCAATATTGTAATGGCCACCCGCAGTTCTGCAAAATATGGTATAAAAAAAATACAGGGTTTGGTTGAATACGGGGCATCACCCAGAGGGACGATTAACTTGAATCTTGCTGCCCGCGCACATGCTTTTATACAACACAGAGCATATGTTACACCGGAGGATGTAAGGGCTGTTGCCTATGATATTCTTCGTCATCGTATAGTTTTAACATATGAAGCTGAGGCAGAGGAAATTCAAACAGAGGATATCATTGAATCTATACTGTCACACATTCAGGTACCATAA
- a CDS encoding NADH-quinone oxidoreductase subunit J, whose protein sequence is MESYIFVLFATLAVAAAIGMITSRDTVNSALFLVLNLISVAGIFLLLKAQFLAVVQVLVYGGAIMVLFLFVIMLLNLSDEENLLSRLSVKYILAFFLGVIVLAQLLYAISSYTGTLPDVSAEIVQIGTVESIGDALFNIYILPVLVTAMLLTAAVVGALLLAQRKLSDKKPND, encoded by the coding sequence ATGGAATCTTACATATTTGTCCTGTTTGCAACACTGGCAGTAGCAGCAGCCATTGGCATGATCACAAGCAGGGATACCGTTAACAGCGCCCTTTTTCTGGTCCTGAATCTGATTTCAGTTGCCGGGATCTTCCTCTTGCTGAAAGCACAGTTTCTTGCCGTTGTTCAGGTGCTGGTTTATGGCGGTGCAATTATGGTGCTTTTTCTGTTTGTCATCATGCTGCTGAATCTCTCAGATGAGGAAAATCTGCTTTCACGCCTCAGTGTCAAATATATCCTGGCCTTTTTTCTGGGGGTAATCGTGCTTGCCCAGCTTTTATACGCGATTTCCAGCTACACAGGGACTCTCCCCGATGTATCCGCGGAAATCGTTCAGATTGGTACAGTGGAGAGCATCGGCGATGCTCTTTTCAACATATATATTCTGCCTGTACTTGTAACCGCAATGCTGCTTACAGCCGCAGTTGTCGGCGCATTGCTCCTTGCTCAACGTAAACTTAGCGATAAGAAGCCAAATGATTGA
- the nuoK gene encoding NADH-quinone oxidoreductase subunit NuoK, whose product MIELDWYLGLSAVLFTIGVIGVLTRKNAIVIFMCAELMLNSVNLTLVSFSTQLADVHGQILVFFALCIAAAEAAVGLAIIIAIYRNNLTVDVSRINLLRW is encoded by the coding sequence ATGATTGAATTGGACTGGTACCTCGGTCTGTCTGCTGTCTTGTTCACCATCGGTGTCATTGGTGTTCTGACCAGGAAAAATGCGATCGTGATTTTCATGTGTGCCGAACTGATGCTCAATTCGGTTAATCTTACACTTGTGTCTTTCAGTACGCAGCTGGCCGATGTCCACGGGCAGATACTGGTTTTTTTCGCACTCTGTATTGCCGCTGCTGAAGCAGCTGTAGGACTGGCCATTATCATCGCCATATACCGTAACAACCTCACCGTTGACGTGTCCCGGATAAATCTCCTGCGATGGTAA
- the nuoL gene encoding NADH-quinone oxidoreductase subunit L, protein MSAYVHLVPWIVLIPLAGFLINGLMGLASESFRNKKSLIGGIGTLAVFIPFLMAVWLLIAMQSDSEAASISLFTWIEAGNFTTDIGYRLDQLSLVMTLVVTGVGALIHFYSIGYMADDEGFWKFFAFLNLFIFAMLNLVLADNMLLLFLGWEGVGLCSYLLIGYWYTDMAKSDAAKKAFLYNRVGDFAFLIAMFMIFQVIGSLRFEDILAGTGLFTADQVFIIGLLILIGATGKSAQIPLFVWLPDAMAGPTSVSALIHAATMVTSGIYVISRMSPFFMISAELMLFVAVIGAFTAIIAATIALTKYDIKTVLAYSTVSQLGFMFLALGSGAYIAAMFHVVTHAFFKACLFLGSGSVIHAMHHVEHKLHDQGKDVHFDPQDMRYMGGLKDYLPSTYKTFLIATIAIAGIPPLAGFFSKDQILMMTFNAGMGEYGAVYFGLWGIGVVTAFLTAFYMFRLTFGTFHGSFRLPEKFEQARGSASYLHESPFTMTSVLWALAGLSIVGGFIGIPNFVVATFTGTSADVNIIGRWLDIVTLETELVLSKEVEWVLLFGAIIVALVAVFLAFRMYGEGQLEVSDKRISKRLGALYQVWDEKYKFDEIYEGGIVRPTVRFSDRFLAVFDMKAIDGFVNFVAALVRFFGSVFRYFQTGLVQTYAFGIVLGVILVVYMLLFR, encoded by the coding sequence ATGAGCGCATATGTTCATTTAGTACCCTGGATTGTTCTCATTCCGCTTGCAGGTTTCCTGATAAACGGGTTGATGGGACTTGCCTCCGAATCATTCCGGAATAAAAAATCCCTTATCGGCGGAATTGGTACACTCGCAGTTTTTATTCCCTTTCTGATGGCGGTCTGGCTGCTGATTGCAATGCAGTCTGACAGCGAAGCTGCATCGATAAGTCTTTTCACCTGGATTGAAGCCGGCAATTTTACGACAGATATCGGCTATCGGCTTGACCAGCTTTCGCTTGTCATGACACTGGTAGTAACAGGTGTAGGTGCGCTTATTCACTTTTATTCAATCGGCTACATGGCCGATGATGAAGGGTTCTGGAAGTTTTTTGCATTCCTGAATCTCTTCATTTTTGCGATGCTTAATCTCGTTCTTGCCGATAACATGCTGCTGCTGTTCCTCGGCTGGGAAGGTGTCGGACTTTGCTCCTATCTGCTGATCGGTTACTGGTATACCGATATGGCAAAATCCGATGCCGCGAAAAAGGCATTTCTGTACAACAGAGTAGGCGATTTTGCCTTCCTCATTGCCATGTTCATGATCTTTCAGGTGATCGGATCTCTGCGTTTTGAAGATATTCTTGCCGGAACGGGCCTGTTCACTGCAGATCAGGTGTTTATCATCGGTCTGCTCATACTGATCGGTGCAACCGGGAAAAGCGCGCAGATACCGTTGTTTGTCTGGCTTCCGGATGCCATGGCCGGTCCCACCTCGGTATCCGCACTGATCCACGCGGCAACCATGGTGACATCAGGAATTTACGTCATTTCCAGAATGTCGCCGTTCTTCATGATCTCTGCCGAACTGATGCTCTTTGTGGCTGTGATAGGAGCGTTTACCGCTATCATCGCCGCTACCATCGCCCTTACCAAGTACGATATCAAAACCGTTCTTGCCTATTCCACCGTCTCTCAGCTGGGCTTCATGTTCCTGGCACTTGGCTCGGGCGCCTATATAGCGGCCATGTTCCATGTGGTTACCCATGCGTTCTTCAAAGCCTGTCTGTTTCTTGGTTCCGGATCGGTTATTCATGCCATGCATCATGTTGAGCACAAACTGCATGACCAGGGGAAGGATGTGCATTTCGATCCCCAGGATATGCGGTATATGGGAGGGCTCAAAGACTATCTGCCCTCCACATATAAAACCTTCCTTATTGCGACCATCGCCATTGCAGGCATCCCGCCGCTCGCGGGATTCTTTTCAAAGGACCAGATTCTGATGATGACATTCAATGCCGGAATGGGAGAGTACGGCGCAGTATACTTCGGGCTTTGGGGGATAGGTGTTGTCACGGCATTCCTGACCGCATTTTACATGTTCCGCCTTACATTCGGAACATTTCACGGCTCTTTCCGGCTGCCCGAGAAATTCGAACAGGCGCGCGGATCCGCCTCTTATCTCCATGAAAGCCCGTTTACGATGACATCGGTGCTCTGGGCTCTTGCCGGACTCTCCATCGTCGGCGGATTCATCGGCATTCCCAACTTCGTTGTGGCAACGTTCACCGGGACATCCGCGGATGTGAACATCATCGGCAGGTGGCTGGATATCGTCACACTTGAAACCGAACTTGTACTTTCCAAAGAAGTAGAGTGGGTGCTTCTGTTCGGAGCCATCATTGTTGCACTGGTCGCCGTATTTCTGGCCTTCAGGATGTACGGAGAAGGCCAGCTGGAGGTTTCTGACAAACGCATCTCCAAAAGACTTGGCGCTCTGTATCAGGTATGGGACGAGAAATACAAATTCGATGAAATCTACGAAGGAGGTATCGTCCGTCCGACAGTACGCTTTTCCGACCGCTTTCTTGCCGTTTTCGATATGAAAGCCATTGACGGGTTTGTCAACTTTGTTGCCGCACTGGTTCGCTTTTTCGGAAGCGTGTTCCGCTATTTCCAGACCGGACTGGTTCAGACCTACGCCTTCGGTATTGTTCTGGGCGTCATCCTGGTTGTCTATATGTTGCTGTTTCGATAA
- a CDS encoding complex I subunit 4 family protein: protein MELLLNIVIYLPLFGALLLLVIRKDEWVRWTSLFITSAAFVLSLPLLLNFDISATGSAQYLTVSEPLLGDWDVKYMMGLDGLSMLLFMLTTFMAPIVVLSSWTSITKHVAGFYSMLLILQTGSLGVFAALDLFMFYIFFELTQIPMFFLIGIWGGKDRIYATVKFFIYTLVGWLLMLVALIYTGYAAGNMVNDGVFTTDWRLLTDPAFQLGLVEQTWLFLAFGFAFCIKVPIFPFHSWLPLAHTEAPTAGSVVLAAIALKMGTYAVLRYLIPLFPNAAIAFAPMFAVLGVIGIIYGALVAMVQRDVKKLVAYSSISHLGFVVLGMFAFNTTGAQGAIIQMVNHGLSTGALFIIVGMIYERRHTRMIADFGGIAKKMPVFTVMFMMATLASIGLPGLNGFVGEFLILVGTFQSETLGSYWYAIIGALGVILAAAYMLWMFQRVMFGPITNKENEKLTDINAREIGLLVPIMIFIVWIGIRPGDFTKYSEAEVTHMIEDTQNRAEVIAQNASAENIPGWAAKLYDITPQLASKTDNDQKENEL, encoded by the coding sequence ATGGAATTACTGCTAAATATTGTCATTTATCTGCCGCTGTTCGGTGCGCTGCTCCTTTTGGTTATACGGAAGGATGAATGGGTCAGGTGGACCAGCCTTTTCATCACATCAGCAGCTTTTGTGCTTTCCTTACCGCTTCTTCTGAATTTTGACATATCGGCAACCGGATCAGCGCAGTATCTGACCGTCTCTGAACCCCTGCTCGGGGACTGGGATGTGAAATACATGATGGGACTCGACGGGCTGAGCATGCTTCTGTTCATGCTGACTACATTCATGGCTCCGATAGTTGTACTTTCTTCCTGGACGTCCATCACAAAACATGTCGCCGGGTTTTACTCCATGCTGCTGATATTGCAGACCGGCTCGCTCGGTGTCTTCGCGGCACTTGACCTGTTCATGTTTTACATATTCTTTGAGCTTACCCAAATCCCCATGTTCTTCCTTATCGGGATATGGGGCGGCAAAGACCGCATTTATGCTACGGTCAAGTTTTTCATCTATACACTGGTCGGATGGCTGCTCATGCTCGTGGCTCTCATATATACAGGGTATGCCGCTGGAAACATGGTTAACGACGGCGTTTTTACCACCGACTGGCGCCTGCTGACCGACCCTGCATTCCAGCTTGGCCTGGTTGAACAAACCTGGCTGTTCCTTGCATTTGGTTTCGCCTTTTGCATCAAAGTGCCCATATTTCCGTTTCACAGCTGGCTTCCGCTTGCGCACACCGAAGCTCCGACCGCCGGTTCTGTGGTTCTGGCGGCCATTGCTTTGAAAATGGGGACTTATGCTGTACTTCGTTACCTGATTCCTCTCTTCCCTAACGCCGCTATCGCCTTTGCTCCCATGTTTGCCGTCCTGGGTGTTATCGGAATTATTTACGGTGCGCTCGTGGCGATGGTTCAACGGGACGTGAAAAAACTGGTGGCGTATTCATCCATCAGTCACCTCGGATTTGTAGTGCTTGGTATGTTTGCATTCAACACGACCGGTGCCCAGGGTGCGATTATTCAGATGGTCAATCACGGACTGTCAACCGGGGCGTTATTTATTATTGTGGGGATGATTTATGAGCGCCGCCATACCAGGATGATTGCCGACTTCGGCGGTATTGCAAAAAAAATGCCCGTGTTTACAGTAATGTTCATGATGGCTACGCTGGCATCCATAGGACTGCCCGGCCTGAACGGTTTTGTGGGAGAATTCCTGATTCTCGTCGGTACATTCCAGTCTGAAACTCTTGGTTCCTACTGGTATGCCATAATCGGAGCGCTGGGCGTGATTCTGGCAGCTGCTTATATGCTCTGGATGTTCCAGCGTGTTATGTTCGGACCAATTACCAACAAAGAAAATGAGAAGCTCACGGATATCAATGCCAGGGAAATCGGACTTCTGGTACCCATCATGATTTTTATCGTATGGATAGGTATCCGGCCCGGAGATTTCACAAAGTACTCGGAAGCAGAAGTGACCCACATGATTGAGGATACACAGAACCGTGCAGAAGTCATCGCTCAAAATGCATCCGCTGAAAACATTCCCGGATGGGCTGCCAAACTGTATGACATTACCCCGCAGCTTGCTTCCAAAACCGATAACGATCAAAAGGAGAATGAGTTATGA
- a CDS encoding 4a-hydroxytetrahydrobiopterin dehydratase: MSKELDKAQLEQELKNLDGWSVEDDKLTKQFSFSDFREAMSFMVRVAFEAEELGHHPELFNVYKDVRIQLATHDAGGKITNKDTELAKRIDAI; the protein is encoded by the coding sequence ATGAGCAAGGAACTGGACAAGGCACAGCTTGAACAGGAACTAAAAAATCTTGACGGCTGGTCAGTTGAAGATGACAAGCTGACCAAACAATTTTCATTTTCGGACTTCAGGGAAGCCATGTCATTCATGGTAAGGGTGGCTTTCGAAGCCGAAGAATTGGGACACCATCCCGAATTGTTCAATGTCTACAAGGATGTCCGCATTCAGCTTGCCACGCATGATGCCGGCGGCAAGATTACAAACAAGGATACCGAACTGGCCAAACGTATCGACGCTATCTAA
- a CDS encoding NADH-quinone oxidoreductase subunit N — translation MESANELLTILPAIIVGTGALLVMMLDAFTGNARQAFVVTVIFSFAALVASVFDLFGPSGEAFMGLTTYGGTAAFGTVLVMTGTLFSLLLTRDYLEQTGSHIAEVYSMILFASFGMLILVISNNLVTLFLGIEMMSISLYVLAGLVKNEKKSIEAALKYFLLGAFTTGFLLYGIALLYGASGSTFLVDIAATEEKGMIYWAGVAMLLVGFFFKVSAVPFHMWTPDVYQGAPTTITAYMATASKAAAFVAFILVLNRALPEARAEWADVMWVFAVLTMVIGNILALVQDNVKRMLAYSSIAHAGYIMIGLAAGTDAAYSAVLFYLFAYTLMNVGAFGIVAFYEWHKGFDFTEIKNYSGLGYQQPVMGVMMAIFLFSMVGIPPFAGFIGKYRVFAAAVDEGLIGLVIIGVLASAASVYYYLRPLVHLYMKENESGISLIRPGFMYSGALLVLAALTLYFGIQPGGLVELLGSFKGLPY, via the coding sequence ATGGAATCAGCAAACGAACTATTGACCATACTGCCTGCAATTATTGTCGGGACGGGCGCGCTACTGGTAATGATGCTGGATGCATTCACCGGTAATGCCCGTCAGGCTTTTGTTGTAACCGTAATCTTCTCATTTGCCGCTCTTGTTGCATCGGTGTTTGATCTTTTTGGTCCTTCCGGTGAAGCATTCATGGGTCTGACCACCTATGGCGGAACGGCTGCGTTCGGTACCGTTCTGGTTATGACAGGAACCCTGTTTTCACTTCTGCTGACCAGGGACTATCTTGAGCAGACCGGCAGTCATATTGCTGAAGTCTATTCCATGATCCTGTTTGCTTCCTTCGGGATGCTGATACTGGTTATATCCAATAACCTCGTAACACTTTTCCTTGGCATCGAAATGATGTCAATTTCTTTGTATGTCCTTGCGGGACTGGTAAAGAACGAGAAAAAAAGCATCGAAGCAGCACTGAAATACTTCCTGCTTGGAGCCTTTACTACCGGTTTTCTCCTCTACGGAATCGCACTTCTTTACGGGGCATCGGGATCTACCTTCCTTGTCGACATAGCAGCCACCGAAGAAAAAGGAATGATCTACTGGGCCGGAGTGGCAATGCTTCTGGTCGGCTTTTTCTTCAAAGTATCTGCCGTACCGTTCCATATGTGGACTCCCGATGTTTATCAGGGCGCTCCGACAACCATTACAGCCTACATGGCTACCGCATCCAAAGCCGCTGCATTTGTCGCATTCATCCTGGTATTGAACCGTGCGCTCCCTGAAGCGCGGGCTGAATGGGCGGATGTGATGTGGGTTTTCGCCGTCCTCACCATGGTAATCGGTAATATACTGGCCCTGGTACAGGACAACGTCAAACGCATGCTGGCCTACTCATCTATAGCCCACGCCGGATATATCATGATAGGCCTGGCTGCCGGAACCGATGCTGCATACAGCGCTGTGCTGTTCTATCTCTTTGCCTATACCCTCATGAATGTCGGAGCTTTTGGTATTGTAGCCTTCTATGAATGGCACAAAGGTTTTGACTTTACCGAGATAAAAAATTATTCCGGTCTGGGATATCAGCAGCCGGTGATGGGCGTCATGATGGCCATATTCCTGTTTTCCATGGTTGGAATTCCGCCATTTGCCGGTTTCATCGGGAAATACAGGGTTTTTGCCGCTGCTGTAGATGAGGGTTTGATAGGTCTGGTCATTATTGGCGTCCTTGCAAGTGCAGCCAGTGTCTACTACTATCTGCGACCGCTCGTACATCTCTACATGAAAGAAAACGAATCCGGCATCTCTCTGATTCGGCCCGGTTTTATGTATTCCGGAGCTCTGCTGGTCCTTGCTGCGCTTACCCTTTATTTTGGAATTCAGCCCGGAGGACTCGTTGAACTTCTGGGTTCATTCAAGGGCCTTCCGTATTGA
- the rpsF gene encoding 30S ribosomal protein S6, producing the protein MKTNFYEATFIINPVLEEDQVNEVKEDFETFLKENGAEIDEIDEWGIKRLAYEIDGKNSGYYINAYFNAPVTIINDLERYFRLQENIIRHLILKYDNKMLKHRELQKKGKLPVVFSETAEEE; encoded by the coding sequence ATGAAAACAAATTTTTATGAAGCAACCTTTATCATCAATCCTGTACTTGAAGAGGATCAGGTGAATGAGGTAAAAGAAGACTTTGAAACGTTCCTGAAAGAAAATGGAGCTGAAATCGATGAAATCGACGAGTGGGGTATCAAGAGGCTCGCCTACGAAATCGATGGTAAAAACAGCGGGTATTACATCAACGCATATTTCAATGCCCCGGTAACGATTATAAATGATCTCGAACGTTATTTCCGGCTGCAGGAAAATATTATCAGGCATCTCATCCTCAAGTATGACAACAAGATGCTGAAGCACAGAGAGCTCCAGAAAAAAGGGAAACTTCCCGTCGTTTTTTCTGAGACTGCTGAAGAGGAATAG
- the rpsR gene encoding 30S ribosomal protein S18, whose amino-acid sequence MLKNPAHPKKGNLKEKECKFTKAGVVYIDYKDVDTLVKFVNDQGKILPRRVTGTSAKYQRQLSLAIKRARHLGLLPFVAENLR is encoded by the coding sequence ATGTTAAAAAATCCTGCACATCCCAAAAAAGGCAACCTCAAGGAAAAAGAATGCAAATTCACCAAAGCCGGGGTTGTATACATAGATTATAAAGACGTGGATACCCTTGTGAAATTCGTAAACGATCAGGGCAAAATCCTCCCACGCCGCGTAACCGGCACCAGCGCCAAATATCAGCGGCAGCTCTCACTGGCCATCAAAAGGGCCCGCCACCTCGGACTGCTTCCATTTGTCGCCGAAAATCTCAGATAA
- the rplI gene encoding 50S ribosomal protein L9 has protein sequence MQVILKQDVEKLGLAGEVVEVKDGYGRNYLIPTGKAVLATESAKKAVDNQLKKVLEQRAQDLEKSKETAEELQNTNVTIAVKAGEEGKIFGTVTNVHIADALKDKGFDVDRRKIQIDQDVRQLGEYTATINLHEQVNATLTFWVVKAQD, from the coding sequence ATGCAAGTAATTCTCAAACAGGATGTCGAAAAACTGGGTTTGGCCGGTGAGGTTGTTGAGGTCAAAGACGGTTACGGACGCAACTACCTGATACCGACCGGCAAGGCTGTACTTGCCACCGAAAGTGCCAAAAAAGCCGTTGACAATCAGCTCAAAAAAGTCCTCGAGCAACGTGCCCAGGATCTTGAAAAATCAAAGGAAACAGCAGAAGAGCTGCAGAACACCAATGTCACCATCGCTGTCAAAGCCGGCGAAGAAGGAAAAATCTTTGGTACCGTTACCAATGTACATATCGCCGATGCGCTCAAAGACAAAGGGTTTGATGTCGACCGGCGCAAGATTCAGATTGACCAGGATGTCAGGCAGCTGGGTGAATACACTGCGACAATCAACCTGCATGAACAGGTCAATGCAACATTGACTTTCTGGGTTGTAAAAGCACAGGATTGA
- a CDS encoding MotA/TolQ/ExbB proton channel family protein, which produces MTLSFSALLFQGALEEGLFNMLVGYFNEGGPFMWPVLIALILGLAIFLERLITLNRADINTRKFILDVKEALQEGGIQSAEELCSSTRGPVASVFQAGLLRADEGIDAAEKAIQSYGSIEMSFLERGLVWLSLFIAIAPMLGFTGTVIGMIQAFDAIEAAGDISPSLVAGGIKVALLTTASGLIAGIILQVGYNYCVSKIDRLVVDMEESSIVLVDSIALLQQGKQIISEEERAERNAGSKDDDSSSEESAS; this is translated from the coding sequence ATGACCCTCTCGTTTAGTGCATTGCTTTTCCAGGGAGCTCTGGAAGAAGGCTTATTCAACATGCTTGTCGGATATTTCAATGAAGGTGGCCCGTTTATGTGGCCCGTGCTCATTGCCCTGATCCTTGGACTTGCAATTTTTCTTGAGCGATTGATCACGCTCAACAGAGCAGACATCAATACGCGAAAATTTATCCTCGACGTCAAAGAGGCATTGCAGGAAGGTGGTATTCAATCTGCTGAAGAACTGTGCTCCTCAACTCGCGGACCGGTAGCATCCGTATTTCAGGCCGGCCTGCTGAGAGCCGATGAAGGTATCGATGCCGCTGAAAAGGCGATTCAGTCTTATGGCTCCATCGAAATGAGCTTTCTTGAAAGAGGACTTGTCTGGCTTTCTCTGTTTATTGCCATTGCACCCATGCTCGGATTTACCGGAACGGTTATCGGTATGATTCAGGCGTTTGATGCCATTGAGGCTGCCGGTGATATTTCACCAAGTCTTGTTGCCGGTGGTATTAAGGTGGCGCTTTTGACCACAGCCTCCGGACTGATTGCTGGTATTATTCTACAGGTCGGATACAACTATTGTGTTTCCAAAATCGACCGGCTTGTAGTGGATATGGAAGAAAGCTCCATTGTTCTTGTTGATTCCATCGCACTGCTTCAGCAAGGAAAGCAGATTATTTCCGAAGAAGAGCGCGCAGAGCGCAATGCTGGCAGCAAGGATGATGATTCATCCAGCGAAGAATCCGCTTCCTAA